In Denitratisoma sp. DHT3, one DNA window encodes the following:
- a CDS encoding CaiB/BaiF CoA transferase family protein, translating to MSRALEDVIVLDLTRQFCSALSSAFLADFGARVIRLDLLPFAAPPQTETPPGWNHEADLIHRNKESLALEPRSERGQALLRELLAKADVIVTDWQRDELAALGLDYAKVAAQRGDIIYGRLSGFGPVGPDADLPAIDELAAARTGMMPILQQPGQPPVYTGAGAMHAAVMLAFGVVTALTHRLDSGEGQEVDVSLFGANMYGAALDLQAFLAIGKGERLLNPISRLDVSNPMSGAMYPSADGRWVTLTMPDTDRWWPVFSAMMGIASDDPRFDTHDKRTEINRLALIQELERAFQKQSGAYWRQAFMDNQMSADVIEQFDYPANDPQVKANRYILELEHPSHGKIKTLGFPIFMSASPARLEKLAPALGQHSAQVLSEVLGYSEDAIYQLTSAGVVA from the coding sequence ATGAGCCGTGCGCTAGAAGACGTCATCGTCCTGGACCTGACCCGGCAATTCTGCAGCGCCCTGTCGTCCGCCTTCCTGGCGGATTTTGGCGCGCGGGTGATACGCCTGGACCTGTTGCCATTTGCTGCCCCGCCGCAAACCGAAACGCCGCCGGGCTGGAACCACGAAGCCGACCTGATCCACCGCAACAAGGAGAGCCTGGCGCTGGAGCCGAGGAGCGAGCGGGGCCAGGCCCTGCTGCGGGAACTGCTGGCCAAGGCCGACGTCATCGTCACCGACTGGCAGCGGGACGAACTGGCCGCCCTGGGACTGGACTACGCCAAAGTCGCCGCGCAGCGCGGCGACATCATCTACGGCCGGCTCTCCGGCTTCGGCCCCGTCGGGCCGGACGCCGACCTGCCGGCCATCGACGAGTTGGCGGCGGCGCGCACCGGCATGATGCCCATCCTGCAACAGCCCGGCCAGCCGCCCGTGTATACCGGCGCCGGCGCCATGCACGCCGCCGTCATGCTCGCCTTCGGCGTCGTCACCGCGCTCACCCACCGCCTCGACAGCGGCGAAGGCCAGGAAGTCGACGTCTCCCTGTTCGGCGCCAACATGTACGGCGCCGCCCTCGACCTCCAGGCCTTCCTCGCCATCGGCAAGGGCGAGCGCCTCCTGAACCCCATCTCGCGCCTGGACGTCTCCAACCCCATGTCCGGCGCCATGTACCCCAGCGCCGACGGCCGCTGGGTGACCCTGACCATGCCCGACACCGACCGCTGGTGGCCGGTGTTCTCCGCCATGATGGGCATCGCATCGGACGACCCGCGCTTCGACACCCACGACAAGCGCACCGAGATCAACCGCCTGGCCCTGATCCAGGAACTGGAGCGGGCCTTCCAGAAGCAAAGCGGCGCCTACTGGCGCCAGGCCTTCATGGACAACCAGATGTCGGCCGACGTCATCGAACAGTTCGACTACCCGGCCAACGACCCGCAGGTGAAAGCCAACCGCTACATCCTCGAACTGGAGCACCCCAGCCACGGCAAAATCAAAACCCTGGGCTTCCCCATCTTCATGAGCGCAAGCCCGGCGCGGCTGGAGAAACTGGCGCCGGCCCTCGGCCAGCACAGCGCCCAGGTGCTGAGCGAAGTCCTGGGCTACAGCGAAGACGCCATCTACCAACTGACGTCCGCCGGCGTCGTCGCCTGA
- a CDS encoding CaiB/BaiF CoA transferase family protein, with amino-acid sequence MAKKALDGIRVIDLTVWFQGPVSAQYLADFGADVIKVERPQGGDQGRGVRSIKSLEVGDWNQYFLVINRNKKSIAIDLKKPEGQEILYRLVEKSDVFLSNLAPEMLNGWGLSYEKLSSINPSLIYATNTGYGRFGGVSKPSFDMTVQALTGAMARLGEPGQPPIYLGMGSGDAYGGIMSALGILLALYQRKRTGQGQSLDASLYGAQLYLAAPYLQSFLAGHPEAALQHSRKEVENPLWNLYPTAGKWVYLCEKNEDVRFAALCRALKADDLGKDSRFATAEGRRRHNEALIEVIEAHTLKFDHGSLMAALQAEDLIASPINNLADVIKDEQAWQNRYFMKAYCEEVQREVEVRGLPVTLSKTPGEINSLGPQLGQDTEILMMELLGYEWEEIEALKAKGAIP; translated from the coding sequence ATGGCAAAGAAAGCATTGGACGGCATCCGCGTCATCGACCTGACCGTCTGGTTCCAGGGCCCCGTCTCGGCCCAATACCTGGCCGACTTCGGCGCCGACGTGATCAAGGTCGAACGGCCCCAGGGCGGCGACCAGGGGCGCGGCGTGCGCAGCATCAAATCCCTGGAAGTGGGCGACTGGAACCAATACTTCCTGGTGATCAACCGTAACAAGAAAAGCATCGCCATCGACCTGAAGAAACCCGAAGGCCAGGAAATCCTCTACCGGCTGGTGGAGAAATCCGACGTCTTCCTCTCCAACCTGGCGCCGGAAATGCTGAACGGCTGGGGCCTGTCCTACGAGAAACTGTCGTCGATCAACCCCAGCCTGATCTACGCCACCAACACCGGCTACGGCCGCTTCGGCGGCGTCTCCAAGCCCTCCTTCGACATGACCGTGCAGGCCCTGACCGGCGCCATGGCGCGGCTGGGCGAACCGGGCCAGCCGCCCATCTACCTGGGCATGGGCTCGGGCGACGCCTACGGCGGCATCATGTCCGCCCTGGGCATCCTGCTGGCGCTGTACCAGCGGAAGCGCACCGGCCAGGGCCAGAGCCTGGACGCGTCGCTGTACGGCGCGCAACTGTACCTGGCGGCGCCCTACCTGCAATCCTTCCTCGCCGGCCACCCGGAGGCCGCCCTGCAGCACTCGCGCAAGGAAGTGGAGAACCCCCTGTGGAACCTCTACCCCACCGCCGGCAAATGGGTGTACCTGTGCGAGAAGAACGAAGACGTGCGCTTCGCCGCCCTGTGCCGGGCGCTGAAGGCGGACGACCTGGGCAAGGACAGCCGCTTCGCCACGGCGGAGGGCCGGCGCCGGCACAACGAGGCGCTGATCGAAGTGATCGAGGCCCACACCCTCAAATTCGACCATGGATCCCTGATGGCGGCCCTGCAGGCCGAAGACCTGATCGCCAGCCCGATCAACAACCTGGCCGACGTGATCAAGGACGAACAGGCGTGGCAGAACCGGTACTTCATGAAAGCCTACTGCGAGGAAGTGCAACGCGAAGTGGAGGTGCGCGGCCTGCCGGTGACCCTGTCGAAGACGCCGGGCGAGATCAACAGCCTGGGCCCGCAATTGGGCCAGGACACCGAGATCCTGATGATGGAGCTGCTGGGCTACGAATGGGAGGAAATCGAGGCCCTGAAGGCCAAGGGCGCCATCCCCTGA
- a CDS encoding thiolase C-terminal domain-containing protein, whose protein sequence is MQEVAVLGVGIHRFGKTGDDIVGTKSVTELCRAAVDMALKDAGVSWNQIQAVAAASSRFSGGKGWGLNGNDIVEDMGSTGIPVYNMSAGCAAGGNAFNVGYALVAGGIYDMVLVMGGEVMPKGMIQTSGVEEATDPEFLRQRCIGMPGPSFWATLAKRRMFDYGTTEEQYAKIVVKARKNSVGNPFARFQKEVSLAEVLASPYVSNPLRLFEICPVSNGAAAVVICSQAKARQFSAKPITVATSTVATVDFSDALPRGLSGPVPAGPSFHTESKGVVLKAFEQSGIGPQDVSFTELQDNCCYYELAYPEEWGLCQPGEAERLLDAGEYAPTGRMPINPSGGFVSFGEATTAMGVWQIAEMTLQLRGQAGSRQVPNAKIGLAQTNGLGGNATAAILKR, encoded by the coding sequence ATGCAAGAAGTTGCTGTTCTGGGCGTCGGGATCCATCGCTTCGGCAAGACCGGGGACGATATCGTCGGCACCAAGTCCGTGACCGAGCTGTGCCGTGCCGCCGTGGACATGGCCCTGAAGGACGCCGGCGTGTCCTGGAACCAGATCCAGGCCGTGGCCGCCGCCAGTTCCCGCTTCTCCGGGGGCAAGGGCTGGGGCCTGAACGGGAACGACATCGTCGAGGACATGGGGTCCACCGGGATTCCGGTCTACAACATGTCCGCCGGCTGTGCCGCCGGGGGCAATGCCTTCAACGTGGGCTATGCCCTGGTGGCCGGCGGGATCTACGACATGGTGCTGGTGATGGGTGGCGAGGTGATGCCCAAGGGCATGATCCAGACCTCCGGCGTGGAAGAGGCCACCGATCCGGAGTTCCTGCGCCAGCGCTGCATCGGCATGCCCGGCCCGTCCTTCTGGGCGACCCTGGCCAAGCGCCGCATGTTCGATTACGGCACGACGGAGGAGCAGTACGCCAAGATCGTGGTGAAGGCCCGCAAGAATTCGGTGGGCAATCCCTTCGCCCGCTTCCAGAAGGAGGTGTCCCTGGCCGAGGTGCTGGCGTCGCCCTACGTGAGCAATCCGCTGCGCCTCTTTGAGATCTGCCCGGTGTCCAACGGCGCCGCGGCGGTGGTGATCTGTTCCCAGGCCAAGGCCCGGCAGTTCTCGGCCAAGCCGATCACGGTGGCGACCTCGACGGTGGCGACGGTGGACTTCAGCGATGCGCTGCCGCGCGGCCTCTCCGGCCCGGTGCCGGCCGGCCCGAGTTTCCACACGGAGTCCAAGGGCGTGGTGCTGAAGGCGTTCGAGCAGTCCGGCATCGGCCCCCAGGACGTGAGCTTCACGGAACTGCAGGACAACTGCTGCTACTACGAGCTGGCCTATCCGGAAGAGTGGGGCCTGTGCCAGCCCGGCGAGGCGGAGCGTCTGCTGGATGCCGGCGAGTACGCGCCCACCGGCAGGATGCCGATCAATCCCTCCGGCGGCTTCGTCTCCTTCGGCGAGGCCACCACCGCCATGGGCGTCTGGCAGATCGCCGAAATGACCCTCCAGCTCCGCGGTCAGGCCGGCTCACGCCAGGTCCCCAACGCCAAGATCGGCCTCGCCCAGACCAACGGCCTCGGCGGCAATGCCACCGCCGCCATCCTTAAACGGTAA
- a CDS encoding AraC family transcriptional regulator: MSDHLKSPSRLSFYLDRMRSRGFSAEQVLAGTGLDQARLQDGSRRILPEQFRRMIRNMLDLTGDPYLGIMLGAEFKISNLGILGYAALSSATLKQSSEVFNKYGALNDMIVHAVGHIQGGRWFFEVRDSFLLGDLMRFAVEEFVSRTMELSSSLTNRPFPVLELHVTYPAPADLTPYMRRFNCPLYFNQPKNIVVFDVNRLQDPISLANEEVFKLCERQCQLLVSQKEDRDLLSNRIRNYLVKNPGKFPSLEEMAERLNMGSRTLRRWLVREAVTYQQILDDTRRELAIQYLQYTSLTPKEIGFILGYSSVSNFRRAFKGWTGKKLTDFRDNELDDDPDDSDDNA, translated from the coding sequence ATGTCCGATCATCTGAAATCTCCCAGTCGGCTCAGCTTCTACCTGGACCGCATGCGCAGCCGGGGGTTCTCGGCCGAACAGGTGCTGGCGGGCACGGGACTGGACCAGGCGCGGCTCCAGGACGGTTCGCGGCGCATCCTGCCCGAGCAGTTCCGGCGCATGATCCGGAACATGCTGGACCTGACCGGCGATCCCTACCTGGGCATCATGCTGGGCGCGGAGTTCAAGATCAGCAATCTGGGCATCCTGGGCTATGCGGCGCTCAGTTCGGCCACGCTCAAGCAGTCCAGCGAGGTGTTCAACAAGTACGGCGCCCTGAACGACATGATCGTCCATGCCGTGGGCCACATCCAGGGCGGGCGCTGGTTCTTCGAGGTGCGCGATTCCTTCCTGCTGGGCGATCTGATGCGCTTCGCGGTGGAGGAGTTCGTCAGCCGCACCATGGAGCTGTCGTCGAGCCTGACCAACCGGCCCTTCCCGGTGCTGGAGCTGCACGTGACCTATCCGGCGCCGGCGGACCTGACGCCGTACATGCGGCGCTTCAATTGCCCGCTGTATTTCAATCAGCCGAAGAACATCGTGGTCTTCGACGTCAACCGGCTGCAGGACCCGATCAGCCTGGCCAACGAGGAGGTCTTCAAGCTGTGCGAGCGCCAGTGCCAGTTGCTGGTGTCGCAGAAGGAGGACCGCGATCTCCTGTCCAACCGGATCCGCAATTATCTGGTGAAGAACCCCGGCAAGTTCCCCTCCCTGGAGGAGATGGCCGAGCGCCTCAACATGGGCTCGCGCACCCTGCGCCGATGGCTGGTCCGGGAGGCGGTCACCTACCAGCAGATCCTCGACGACACCCGCCGCGAACTCGCCATCCAGTACCTCCAATACACCTCCCTCACCCCCAAGGAGATCGGCTTCATCCTCGGCTATTCCTCCGTCTCCAACTTCCGCCGTGCCTTCAAGGGCTGGACCGGCAAAAAACTCACCGACTTCAGAGACAATGAACTCGATGACGATCCGGACGACTCGGATGACAACGCATGA
- a CDS encoding Zn-ribbon domain-containing OB-fold protein: MSEQRVPAVPGLFTEEGGARVLGNRCTGCNTPYFPKAAACHNPRCAESKMEDAAFGGKGVIWSYSVADFAPPPPHKFDKPFKPYAIGVVDLECGLRLVGQMVDAPEAVKVGAPVELVIDTLYHEDDKAFTSWKFKLV; the protein is encoded by the coding sequence ATGAGCGAACAACGCGTGCCCGCGGTACCGGGGCTGTTCACGGAAGAAGGCGGCGCCCGGGTGCTGGGCAACCGCTGCACCGGCTGCAACACCCCCTATTTCCCCAAGGCGGCGGCCTGCCACAATCCCCGCTGCGCGGAGTCGAAGATGGAAGACGCCGCCTTCGGCGGCAAGGGCGTGATCTGGAGCTACTCGGTGGCCGACTTCGCGCCGCCGCCGCCGCACAAGTTCGACAAGCCCTTCAAGCCCTACGCGATCGGCGTGGTGGATCTGGAGTGCGGTCTGCGCCTGGTGGGCCAGATGGTGGATGCCCCCGAGGCGGTGAAGGTGGGCGCCCCGGTGGAACTGGTGATCGACACCCTGTACCACGAGGATGACAAGGCGTTCACCTCCTGGAAGTTCAAACTGGTGTGA
- a CDS encoding electron transfer flavoprotein subunit alpha/FixB family protein has translation MTVVLCTWGNTLEGGTEEALTLAHQFAAANGAALNWVVIGPAAHDAAQIAGQYGVASLDVIGDAKLAGFGPDALVAALAQYCDQVKPATILFNQTVPARLIAPRLAGRLGVPVVMNAFALAQSGGTLSLTATAFGGDTHVVYQVAAPVKVVSVVTTSLVAEAAAAATSPARRDIAVDLSAVEERFKVTSAPRAEGPRLEDAEIIVSGGRGLGSSAHYDALVKPLAEALGGMWGGSRAIVDEGWIDSSRQVGLTGKITRPGLYLAAGISGASQHMAGCSAAKTIVAINKDKDASIYRYARYGIVADCLEVLPELIKAIKA, from the coding sequence ATGACCGTGGTTCTATGTACCTGGGGTAACACCCTCGAAGGGGGCACCGAAGAAGCCCTCACCCTGGCCCACCAGTTCGCCGCCGCCAACGGCGCGGCCCTGAACTGGGTGGTGATCGGCCCGGCCGCCCACGACGCGGCGCAGATCGCCGGCCAGTACGGCGTGGCCAGCCTGGACGTGATCGGCGACGCCAAGCTCGCCGGCTTCGGCCCCGACGCCCTGGTGGCCGCCCTGGCCCAGTACTGCGACCAGGTCAAGCCCGCGACCATCCTCTTCAACCAGACCGTGCCCGCGCGCCTGATCGCGCCGCGCCTGGCCGGCCGCCTGGGCGTGCCGGTGGTGATGAACGCCTTCGCCCTGGCCCAGTCCGGCGGCACCCTGTCCCTGACGGCCACGGCCTTCGGCGGCGACACCCACGTGGTGTATCAGGTGGCCGCGCCGGTGAAGGTGGTCTCCGTCGTCACCACCTCCCTGGTGGCCGAGGCCGCCGCGGCGGCGACGAGCCCGGCCCGGCGCGACATCGCCGTGGATCTGTCCGCCGTGGAAGAGCGCTTCAAGGTCACCTCCGCGCCGCGCGCCGAGGGTCCGCGTCTGGAGGACGCCGAGATCATCGTCTCCGGCGGCCGTGGCCTGGGCAGTTCGGCCCACTACGACGCCCTGGTGAAGCCCCTGGCCGAGGCCCTGGGCGGCATGTGGGGCGGCTCGCGCGCGATCGTGGACGAAGGCTGGATCGATTCCTCGCGCCAGGTGGGCCTGACCGGCAAGATCACCCGTCCGGGCCTGTACCTGGCGGCGGGCATCTCCGGCGCCAGCCAGCACATGGCCGGCTGCTCGGCGGCCAAGACCATCGTCGCCATCAACAAGGACAAGGACGCCTCCATCTACCGCTACGCCCGTTACGGCATCGTCGCGGACTGCCTGGAGGTGCTGCCCGAACTGATCAAGGCCATTAAGGCTTAA
- a CDS encoding heterodisulfide reductase-related iron-sulfur binding cluster, with amino-acid sequence MYSISAINYAILTVLLCGALYSLYLGLRKYWGRIAQGKPYFGKEITREAVLAKVNWHTFLQRGLLLSRLMKRPASGIAHLLLFFGAVIEILGHGLFPLSFIGIDIYGGWFGHFVMELGREVAGIMMLLGILFLLVRRLAPPDRLTVHKTRRGFESMEILLLLIVLAGFTAEAFRLTDPAAKSQVEFFGRAIASLLGGLDSGVLAGGNQAMWWVHGLMGLAFIALIAHTPMSHMVLGPTNSALANKRSGINMPPIDFEAEEEDGKEVVFGAAKLSDLTQKHLMDFSTCLWCGRCHEACPAAQTGKPLSPKNIMAVCAEYLEQGKMDDAGLIDTLGQEAIFNCTTCGACVEQCPVSNSPAEAILEFRRNFVMDRSEMPDTMAAANANLEKRGHPFIGTGANPDDWKKGLDVPVFEPGETEYLLWIGCSVTYEERAQQIARAMVKILETAGISYGVLEESRCTGDPAKMMGNEMQFQEIAMTNIEEFQEMRIQKVITMCAHCFNSFDRYYPELGADWQTIPHSVLIDQLIQAGKLTVVQNSDEKITFHDPCYLARHNDIVDETRSVVSAVGQLIEMPRNRKDSFCCGAGGGNYWGGKGGTARISDVRTQEAFDTGADKIATSCSFCLLMLTSSATRHTEERKVFDIAELVVAALPPTQPPAQQ; translated from the coding sequence ATGTATTCCATTTCCGCCATCAACTACGCGATCCTGACGGTACTGCTTTGCGGTGCCCTGTACAGCCTTTATCTCGGATTGCGCAAATACTGGGGCCGGATCGCGCAGGGCAAGCCCTATTTCGGCAAGGAAATCACCCGGGAAGCGGTGCTGGCCAAGGTGAATTGGCACACCTTCCTGCAGCGGGGACTGCTGCTGTCGCGGCTGATGAAGCGGCCCGCATCGGGGATCGCGCACCTGCTGCTATTCTTCGGCGCAGTGATCGAAATTCTGGGTCATGGCCTGTTCCCCTTGTCCTTCATCGGCATCGATATCTACGGCGGCTGGTTCGGCCATTTCGTCATGGAACTGGGCCGGGAAGTGGCGGGCATCATGATGCTGCTGGGCATTCTGTTCCTGCTCGTCCGGCGCCTGGCGCCGCCGGATCGGCTGACGGTGCACAAGACCCGGCGCGGCTTCGAGTCCATGGAGATCCTGCTGCTGCTGATCGTGCTGGCCGGCTTCACCGCCGAGGCCTTCCGCCTGACCGATCCAGCGGCCAAGAGCCAGGTGGAGTTCTTCGGCCGGGCCATCGCCTCGCTGCTGGGTGGACTGGACAGTGGCGTGCTGGCCGGCGGCAACCAGGCGATGTGGTGGGTCCATGGCCTGATGGGCCTGGCCTTCATCGCCCTGATCGCCCATACGCCGATGTCCCACATGGTGTTGGGTCCGACCAATTCGGCCCTGGCCAACAAGCGCTCGGGCATCAACATGCCACCGATCGATTTCGAGGCGGAGGAAGAGGACGGCAAGGAAGTGGTGTTCGGCGCGGCCAAGCTGTCCGATCTGACCCAGAAGCATCTGATGGATTTCTCCACCTGCCTCTGGTGCGGCCGCTGCCACGAAGCCTGTCCGGCGGCCCAGACCGGCAAGCCCCTGTCGCCCAAGAACATCATGGCCGTCTGCGCCGAATATCTGGAACAGGGCAAGATGGACGATGCCGGCCTGATCGACACCCTGGGCCAGGAGGCCATCTTCAACTGCACCACCTGCGGCGCCTGTGTCGAGCAGTGTCCGGTGAGCAACAGCCCGGCGGAGGCCATCCTGGAATTCCGCCGCAACTTCGTCATGGACCGCTCGGAGATGCCCGACACCATGGCCGCCGCCAACGCCAACCTGGAAAAGCGCGGCCATCCCTTCATCGGCACCGGCGCCAATCCCGACGACTGGAAGAAGGGGCTGGATGTCCCCGTCTTCGAGCCGGGCGAGACCGAATACCTGCTCTGGATCGGCTGCTCGGTGACCTACGAAGAGCGCGCCCAGCAGATCGCCCGCGCCATGGTCAAGATTCTGGAAACCGCCGGCATCTCCTACGGCGTGTTGGAGGAATCGCGCTGCACGGGCGACCCCGCGAAGATGATGGGCAACGAGATGCAGTTCCAGGAAATCGCGATGACCAACATCGAGGAATTCCAGGAAATGAGGATCCAGAAGGTCATCACCATGTGCGCCCACTGCTTCAACAGCTTCGACCGCTACTATCCAGAGCTGGGTGCCGACTGGCAGACCATTCCCCACTCCGTGCTGATCGACCAGCTGATCCAGGCCGGCAAGCTCACCGTGGTGCAGAACAGCGACGAGAAGATCACCTTCCACGACCCCTGCTATCTGGCCCGTCACAACGACATCGTGGACGAGACCCGCAGCGTTGTCTCCGCCGTCGGGCAATTGATCGAAATGCCGCGCAACCGCAAGGACAGCTTCTGCTGCGGCGCCGGCGGCGGCAACTACTGGGGCGGCAAGGGCGGCACCGCGCGCATCAGCGACGTGCGCACGCAGGAAGCCTTCGACACCGGCGCCGACAAGATCGCCACTTCCTGTTCCTTCTGCCTGCTGATGCTGACTTCCAGCGCCACCCGGCATACCGAGGAACGCAAGGTGTTCGACATCGCCGAACTGGTGGTGGCGGCGCTGCCGCCGACCCAACCGCCGGCGCAGCAGTAA
- a CDS encoding enoyl-CoA hydratase/isomerase family protein: protein MTFPVPILSVDELLDACANPWGLDAYSPLTGHPCLLLDLSRPVPMERTDEAVRALLGMPCPTLGFGASPSAAQPDGIVAALDVVLESPDELPGLLRNIQANPLAAATLAHVLRHNSHAGIEDGLLAESLAYATLQGSQEFRRFLAGRPAPLLDRDEHPLLTERQGDILHITLNRPAKRNAYSAGMRDALYETLRWLEADDTLARAEIRGAGSCFCTGGDLDEFGLATDPAQAHLVRMSRPVGLLISRLAQRIECHVHRACIGSGIELPAFAGRVTATADTFFQLPEVAMGLIPGAGGTVGILRRIGRQRMAYWVLSGRRIKATTALEWGLIDAIV from the coding sequence ATGACTTTCCCGGTGCCGATCCTGTCGGTGGATGAATTGCTGGATGCCTGCGCCAATCCCTGGGGATTGGACGCCTATTCGCCGCTCACCGGGCATCCCTGCCTGCTGCTGGACCTGAGCCGCCCCGTACCGATGGAACGGACTGACGAAGCAGTGCGCGCATTGCTCGGGATGCCATGCCCGACCTTGGGGTTCGGTGCTTCACCTTCGGCAGCTCAACCCGATGGCATAGTCGCGGCACTGGATGTGGTGCTGGAAAGCCCGGACGAGTTGCCGGGGTTGCTGCGCAATATCCAGGCGAATCCGCTGGCCGCCGCCACGCTGGCGCACGTGCTGCGCCACAACAGCCATGCCGGCATCGAGGACGGCTTGCTGGCGGAATCCCTCGCCTACGCGACCCTGCAGGGCAGCCAGGAGTTCCGGCGCTTTCTGGCCGGGCGGCCCGCGCCGCTCCTGGACCGCGACGAGCATCCCCTGCTGACGGAAAGGCAGGGTGACATCCTGCACATCACCCTCAATCGACCGGCAAAGCGCAACGCCTACTCAGCGGGGATGCGGGATGCGCTCTACGAAACGCTGCGCTGGCTGGAAGCGGACGACACGCTGGCGCGGGCCGAGATCCGGGGTGCGGGAAGCTGCTTCTGCACCGGTGGCGACCTGGATGAGTTCGGCTTGGCCACCGACCCCGCGCAGGCCCATCTGGTCCGCATGTCGCGGCCGGTCGGGCTACTGATTTCCCGGTTGGCGCAGCGGATTGAATGTCACGTGCACCGCGCCTGCATCGGCTCGGGGATCGAGCTGCCGGCCTTCGCCGGGCGGGTGACGGCCACGGCCGACACGTTCTTCCAGCTGCCGGAAGTCGCGATGGGGCTGATCCCCGGCGCCGGCGGCACGGTCGGCATCCTGCGCCGCATCGGGCGCCAGCGCATGGCCTATTGGGTGCTGTCCGGGCGCCGCATCAAGGCGACGACGGCGCTCGAATGGGGGTTGATCGACGCCATTGTTTAA